The following coding sequences lie in one Microvirga sp. 17 mud 1-3 genomic window:
- a CDS encoding TIGR02466 family protein, whose product MFTIDTLFVTKIYRAELTGPKSERLNTELEGACWSIAEDDEAGQRWCEKNGYPGYTSYASLDDLPWRVPVFGDLLKKLDSHVAAFAKELEFDLKGRKLELDSLWINILPPGGVHTSHIHPHSVVSGTYYVTIPDGASALKLEDPRLGFMMAAPPRKAKAKPENRQFAYMAPKPGTVLLWESWLRHEVPVNEAESERISVSFNYAWR is encoded by the coding sequence ATGTTCACCATCGATACGCTTTTCGTCACCAAAATCTACCGCGCGGAACTCACCGGGCCCAAGTCCGAGCGCCTCAACACGGAGCTGGAGGGCGCCTGCTGGTCCATCGCGGAGGACGACGAGGCCGGGCAGCGCTGGTGCGAGAAGAACGGCTATCCGGGCTATACGTCCTACGCCTCGCTCGACGACCTGCCCTGGCGCGTCCCGGTCTTCGGCGACCTGCTCAAGAAGCTCGACAGCCATGTGGCGGCCTTCGCCAAGGAGCTGGAATTCGACCTGAAAGGCCGCAAGCTCGAGCTCGACAGCCTCTGGATCAACATCCTGCCACCGGGCGGCGTGCACACCTCCCATATCCACCCCCATTCGGTGGTGAGCGGCACCTATTACGTGACGATCCCGGACGGGGCGAGCGCCCTCAAGCTTGAGGATCCGCGCCTTGGGTTCATGATGGCGGCGCCGCCCCGCAAGGCCAAGGCCAAGCCGGAGAACCGCCAGTTCGCCTATATGGCGCCGAAGCCCGGCACGGTCCTGCTCTGGGAGAGCTGGCTGCGGCACGAAGTCCCCGTGAACGAGGCCGAGAGCGAGCGCATCAGCGTCAGCTTCAACTACGCCTGGCGCTGA
- a CDS encoding adenylate/guanylate cyclase domain-containing protein, which produces MSSQPGLLDDPLTLARSLDPETLSRVISLRDWLVTGAARMEDPSDILNAFIEHLRELGLPIDRAASAIEALHSEYAGIGRFWTKDEGTVVRYLPHGERRETVYGSSPFAYVNKTGEWLLLDLEKTPEDRFPILPELKEAGYRHYLTVPLRFSSGAENAISFATRSPGGFNETALRILRLVMPSFALVVELRTTGNRLDEVLRIYVGDEPHKAILSGAILRGQVTRIRSAILFADMRDYTQISSTLSPEHAVELLNNYFDCLVPPIEDEGGEVLKYLGDGLLAIVRDRGDDTGGAPQSALSAATKALRRIQAANSEGRFPVPINIGIALHHGDAAYGNVGSGRRLDFTVIGRDVNMASRIAELNKQLGEPLLMSKPFVEHLWGNPTPLGAHALEGFDEKIEVFRP; this is translated from the coding sequence ATGTCCTCGCAACCCGGCCTTCTCGACGACCCCCTGACCCTGGCGCGCAGCCTGGACCCGGAGACCCTTTCGCGGGTCATCTCCTTGCGCGACTGGCTCGTGACCGGGGCGGCCCGGATGGAGGACCCGAGCGATATCCTCAATGCTTTCATCGAGCACCTGCGCGAACTCGGCCTGCCCATCGACAGGGCGGCCTCGGCCATCGAGGCGCTGCACTCGGAATATGCCGGGATCGGCCGCTTCTGGACCAAGGACGAGGGCACCGTGGTGCGCTATCTCCCGCACGGGGAGCGGCGCGAGACGGTCTACGGCTCAAGCCCCTTCGCTTATGTCAACAAGACGGGCGAGTGGCTGCTGCTCGACCTGGAGAAGACGCCCGAGGATCGCTTCCCGATCCTGCCCGAGCTGAAGGAGGCCGGATACCGCCATTATCTCACGGTCCCGCTGCGCTTCAGCAGCGGCGCCGAGAACGCAATCTCCTTCGCGACCCGTTCGCCGGGAGGGTTCAATGAAACGGCCCTGCGGATCCTGCGCCTCGTCATGCCGTCCTTCGCGCTGGTGGTGGAGCTGAGGACGACGGGCAACCGCCTCGACGAGGTTCTGCGCATCTATGTGGGCGATGAGCCCCACAAGGCCATCCTGTCGGGCGCGATCCTGCGCGGGCAGGTGACGCGGATCCGCTCGGCCATCCTGTTCGCCGATATGCGGGACTACACGCAGATTTCCTCGACGCTCAGCCCCGAGCACGCGGTGGAGCTTCTCAACAATTACTTCGACTGCCTCGTCCCGCCCATCGAGGACGAGGGCGGGGAGGTGCTGAAATATCTGGGGGACGGCCTCCTGGCCATCGTCCGCGACCGGGGCGACGACACGGGCGGCGCGCCCCAATCGGCCCTTTCGGCCGCCACGAAGGCGCTCCGGCGCATCCAGGCCGCCAACAGCGAGGGGCGCTTTCCGGTGCCCATCAATATCGGCATCGCGCTCCACCACGGGGACGCCGCCTACGGCAATGTGGGCTCGGGCCGACGCCTTGACTTCACGGTGATCGGCCGCGACGTGAACATGGCCAGCCGGATCGCCGAGCTGAACAAGCAGCTGGGCGAGCCGCTCCTCATGTCCAAGCCCTTCGTGGAACACCTCTGGGGCAACCCGACCCCCCTCGGCGCCCATGCGCTTGAAGGCTTCGACGAGAAGATCGAGGTGTTCAGGCCCTAA
- a CDS encoding acyl carrier protein — translation MTDLDIRTIIQHELRRIAPDVDVAAINPNGDLREECDIDSMDFLNLVAALHQRLGVNVPELDYPKLITLNGAIGYLQQKLAGA, via the coding sequence ATGACAGACCTCGACATCCGCACCATCATTCAACACGAACTGAGGCGCATTGCCCCTGACGTCGACGTGGCGGCGATCAATCCGAACGGCGATCTGCGAGAGGAATGCGACATCGACTCGATGGATTTCCTGAATCTGGTCGCAGCCCTGCACCAACGTCTCGGGGTCAACGTCCCTGAGCTTGACTATCCGAAGCTCATCACCTTGAACGGCGCAATTGGCTATCTGCAACAGAAGCTTGCGGGAGCTTGA
- a CDS encoding dihydrolipoamide acetyltransferase family protein, producing the protein MSEFLMPSLGADMEAGTLVEWLVKPGTAVKRGDIIAVVETQKGAIEIEVFQEGTLERLLVETGATVPVGTPLALIHEAGVAGAGPSPVEAAQPGPPLPAIREMAAAPLTPPPAIVPGASALGRVFASPAARRLASLKGIDLSRIKGSGPAGAVLLADVEAAQPTGARAEAQPQAASSIAQMRSAIAAAMARSKREIPHYYLSHVTDAGAALAWVAHVNAERSPEQRLLLGALFVKATALAVGHFPEFNGFFMDQTFRPSSPVHVGFAVTIRGGGLVAPAIHDANTLPLDQLMAGMRDLVGRVRSGRFRSSEIADPTITVSSLGERGVETLFGVIYPPQVAIVGFGKVIERPWIHDGAIMPRPVVTMTLAADHRVSDGHRGALLLCEIERLLQQPESL; encoded by the coding sequence ATGAGCGAGTTCCTGATGCCGTCGCTCGGTGCCGACATGGAGGCGGGAACGCTCGTCGAGTGGTTGGTCAAGCCCGGCACGGCCGTGAAGCGGGGCGACATCATCGCAGTCGTAGAAACGCAGAAAGGAGCCATCGAAATCGAGGTATTCCAGGAGGGCACCCTCGAAAGGCTCTTGGTCGAGACTGGCGCCACCGTGCCTGTAGGTACGCCTCTCGCACTGATCCACGAGGCCGGAGTTGCAGGTGCTGGTCCCAGCCCCGTTGAGGCCGCGCAGCCAGGGCCGCCTCTACCTGCAATCCGCGAGATGGCAGCAGCTCCCCTCACGCCCCCTCCGGCCATCGTTCCGGGTGCCAGCGCTCTCGGTCGCGTTTTTGCCTCCCCCGCCGCCCGGCGGCTGGCGAGCCTGAAAGGCATCGATCTCTCCCGGATCAAAGGAAGCGGCCCTGCTGGAGCAGTGCTTCTGGCCGATGTCGAGGCTGCGCAGCCAACAGGCGCTCGGGCGGAGGCTCAGCCGCAGGCGGCCTCCAGCATTGCGCAGATGCGCAGCGCCATTGCAGCAGCCATGGCCCGGTCGAAACGCGAGATCCCGCACTATTATCTCTCGCATGTGACCGATGCGGGAGCAGCACTGGCGTGGGTCGCCCACGTCAATGCCGAACGCTCTCCGGAGCAGCGTCTCCTCCTGGGCGCCCTGTTCGTCAAAGCTACGGCCCTTGCGGTCGGCCACTTTCCCGAGTTCAACGGGTTCTTCATGGACCAGACCTTCCGCCCCAGCAGCCCGGTCCATGTCGGCTTTGCCGTTACGATCCGGGGCGGCGGACTTGTCGCCCCTGCGATCCACGATGCCAATACCCTCCCGCTTGACCAGCTCATGGCAGGAATGCGCGATCTCGTCGGGCGCGTGCGCTCAGGGCGGTTTCGCAGCTCCGAGATTGCAGACCCGACGATTACGGTATCCAGCCTCGGTGAGCGAGGGGTCGAGACCCTCTTCGGTGTCATCTATCCGCCGCAGGTCGCCATCGTCGGGTTCGGCAAGGTCATAGAGCGTCCCTGGATCCATGACGGCGCCATCATGCCCCGGCCAGTCGTGACGATGACGCTCGCGGCCGACCATCGGGTGAGCGATGGCCATCGCGGTGCATTGCTCCTCTGCGAGATCGAGCGCCTTCTCCAGCAGCCGGAAAGCCTATGA